Below is a window of Zymoseptoria tritici IPO323 chromosome 9, whole genome shotgun sequence DNA.
CGACTAGTGATCTTGATGGAGCTCGTCCAGGTCTTTCCTGAATTAATCTTGGACGAGTTCAAGTCATCCTCAGCGGCCAAAACCCAGTCGTGGACTTTGCGATCGCAATCTTGACGGTCGTGTCTCATCTGCCTCAGAATTCTGGAGCAAATGTTATGCTGCCCTTACCTCTAATAATAGCAGGCAGTGCGCTCCAGGCTCCCAGGCCATTCGAGAAGCGACCTGCTGGCACGTCTGCGTCATGCGCCGCCCGGACCAGTATTTCGGCCGTCATGCATAGCCCAAGAATGCTTCAGAAATGGCGTGAACAAACCACCTTTCGGCTTGACCGCACCTATAAGCACGTTGGACTGGCACCGCTGCAATTTGCTGAGCAACTTGTGCAAGAGGTCTGGCGTCGCGCAGACCTGGTAGACTCGAACGGATCTGAGACGGCCGTCGCCGCGGTGCACTGGATGGACACAATGATCGAAGAAAGGCTCGAGACGCTCTTCGGTTGATCGAGTCTACATGAAGCCGCAATACCCGTTATTCGGGAAGCGCTGTTTTCACACCGGACAATATAGCAACATCGCCGATGAGCCCGCCAGTGTGCCTCGAGGCTACCCAACTGACGTCCTTCCACCTCATTGGAGGCCTGTATGGATACTCATAATTTGAAAACAGATGGTCGCTCCGCCAGAATTTCACGCGGCGGTGGCTGGATTTGGAATCTCATCGCGTGGTCCGCGTCCTTCACTACCCGCTATGGGAAGCACCCACGCTTGGGCCTTCGAGTGCGCGAGGCCGTGTATAGCTGCCCGTTATGGCAACTACAGGCGCCGACGTGGTTCGGCTTTCTCCTCCATCCAACTGCGCTCGGATACTTGCCGTGACCTGTGGCCGAGCTGGCTGGACCGGGATTGCTTGCCGGCAGGTCAGCTATTGATCAACAAGTGGTATATGTGCATACCAGGCATGTGAATATGCTCACTGTGATGTGCTGCGCCTGTACAACCACGCGACCATCCGAACATGTCCAACAAGGCTTTGAAACTCACCGGATCGAGCGGCCAGATCATCTCGTTGCCCACGGGTCTGTTCATCGACAACGAATTTTTTCCCTCTGTCCACGGCAACACGATCGATGTCAGCAATGCCGCCACCAGAAATGTTATCGGTACCATCAGTTGTGCGACAGCCCAAGACGTCGATGTCGCCGTGAAATCGTCCCAGAAAGCATATCAAGAGACTTGGAGACACGTCTCGGCAGCAACGAGGAGACAACTCTTGAACAAGCTCGCCGACTTGATCGAACGGGACGGAGACAGCTTCGCCGTGATCGAGGGTAACGATGTCGGAGCTTTGACCAGTACGACTACGGGCCTGTTGGTACCGATGTCCGTTGAATGGCTTCGATACTATGCGGGTTGGGCAGACAAGGTGGAGGGTCGGAGTGCCAAGTGGGACAATGCTGGAGCGCCCTCTGGACTTGCGTACACGCAGCGCGAGCCTTATGGCGTGACTGCCGCCATCGTTCCTTGGAACACGCCTTTGTAATGATCCACTCCGCCCTCGCTCAATGAAGCCCTGCTGACGAAACTTCTTAGGATGCTGACGTGCTGGAAGATTGGCCCTTGCATTGCTGCTGGAAACACGGTGGTGATCAAGCCTCCAGAGCTGGCTCCTTTGTCCGCCTTGAAGCTGGCTGAGTTGATCAAGGAAGCTGGATTCCCACCAGGCGTCATCAACATCATTCCAGGCTTGGGTCACACGGCAGGATCCGCACTCGCCCATCATCAGGACGTCCGCAAGATTGCATTCACAGGATCTACAGTCACAGGACGGTTGGTCTTAGAAGCATCCGCGAAGAGCAACCTGAAGAAAGTGTCGCTGGAGCTGGGTGGCAAATCCccctccatcatcttcgacgatgcgGACTTTGACGATGCCGTCACCTGGGCTGCAGCCGGCATTACAGCAGGCGAGGGCCAGATCTGCGCGGCGGGCTCACGCATCTACGTTCAAGATACTATCTACAAGAAATTTTtgcaggccttctccgacaaGTGCAAGGCAGCGATTCTCGGCGATCCTCTGGCGGCGAACACGACCAAAGGACCTTTGATCAGCGATGGGCAACGGGAGAAGGTCCTGGGCTTCATCGATCGGGCCAAGAAGAACGGGACCCCGTTGTTATATGGAGGTGATCGGTTGGGCAGCAGCAATGGCGTGCAAAATACTGCATTCTTCGATGTGCCAGATGATGCGGAGATCGTTCAAGAAGAAATCTTCGGTCCAGTCGCGGTAATTATCAATCTCAAGCACACCTCTTGAGTACGGCTGCTATGAACATTGCGACTAATGTGTGTGCAGGCCATTACAAAATTCAGTACAGAGCAAGAAGTCATCCAAAAATCCAGCAATTCCAACTACGGGTTGTCCGCCTCCGTCTTTACCCGTGATCTGGCTCGCGCACACAGAGTAGCCGATCAGCTCGAAAGCGGCCAGGTGACCATCAATGCGTGGGCCATGCTGGCTGCCAACATGCCTTTTGGCGGTAAGTCTCGAGCGTTACCTCCGCAACGTGACGCGGCGCTAATGGATTCCAGGATTCAAGCAGAGTGGTTTTGGCAGGGACGGCGGTCCTGAAGCTCTCGAAGACTGGACAACGGTCAAAGCGGTGAAAGTCTTCCTTCCCAGGCTGTAGAGTTGGCAGACCTGTCTGCCCATGGGTTGGGTCCGAGATGGCATGTCGCGTGCTAAAAAGAGTGTAGCAAGTAGCACTTTGTCTTGATCGATTGCTTCAAGCGGTAACGCCGACAGGCATTTCCTAAATCTATGCAGTCCTGCAAACATTCATGTCGTCCGTGTCCACCGGGGGATCAGCATGGCGACTTAGAAGAGCACTGGATCTCCGGTTGCCGATACTGTGGCTGATTGTCGCTGCTGTCGACTGACTCGAGTCATCTCCCTCGAGCGATACTGAGGGATCGAACTGTCCACTGTACTAGTCGTCCGTAATAGCGCAATGTCCTCGTGACCGGTGCAAGGACGGCCGCTGCTCCCGCCTCGATGTGGGGGCTGCGTAAGCATTCACTTCGCCGTGCAGGGTCAACGCTACCACGCGGGAACACGCGACGTCACAGCATGCTCTGTGCGTACAAAGAATTCAGTTGACCACCTTGATCGACCAAGTTCTTGTGATGAAACTACGACGACTGCGCAAAAGCCACTGCAATGGCCCAGGCGATGGACAGCATGACCCGGAGACGCAACTTG
It encodes the following:
- the ALD3 gene encoding aldehyde dehydrogenase ((NAD+); CoA-independent aldehyde dehydrogenase; m-methylbenzaldehyde dehydrogenase; NAD-aldehyde dehydrogenase; NAD-dependent 4-hydroxynonenal dehydrogenase; NAD-dependent aldehyde dehydrogenase; NAD-linked aldehyde dehydrogenase; propionaldehyde dehydrogenase; aldehyde dehydrogenase (NAD)) yields the protein MSNKALKLTGSSGQIISLPTGLFIDNEFFPSVHGNTIDVSNAATRNVIGTISCATAQDVDVAVKSSQKAYQETWRHVSAATRRQLLNKLADLIERDGDSFAVIEGNDVGALTSTTTGLLVPMSVEWLRYYAGWADKVEGRSAKWDNAGAPSGLAYTQREPYGVTAAIVPWNTPLMLTCWKIGPCIAAGNTVVIKPPELAPLSALKLAELIKEAGFPPGVINIIPGLGHTAGSALAHHQDVRKIAFTGSTVTGRLVLEASAKSNLKKVSLELGGKSPSIIFDDADFDDAVTWAAAGITAGEGQICAAGSRIYVQDTIYKKFLQAFSDKCKAAILGDPLAANTTKGPLISDGQREKVLGFIDRAKKNGTPLLYGGDRLGSSNGVQNTAFFDVPDDAEIVQEEIFGPVAAITKFSTEQEVIQKSSNSNYGLSASVFTRDLARAHRVADQLESGQVTINAWAMLAANMPFGGKSRALPPQRDAALMDSRIQAEWFWQGRRS